The proteins below come from a single Loxodonta africana isolate mLoxAfr1 chromosome 20, mLoxAfr1.hap2, whole genome shotgun sequence genomic window:
- the OLIG1 gene encoding oligodendrocyte transcription factor 1 produces MYYAVSQARVNAAPATMLRPQRPGDVQLGASLYELVGYRQPPSSSSTSSSATPAPLLPKAAREKPEAAAESRGSGTGLGAHASARADAKEEQQQQLRRKINSRERKRMQDLNLAMDALREVILPYSAAHCQGAPGRKLSKIATLLLARNYILLLGTSLQELRRALGEGPGPAAPRLLLAGLPLLAAAPGSLLLAPGAVGPPDALRPAKYLSLALDEPPCGQFALPGGGAGGGAGGPGLCTCAVCKFPHLVPAGLGLAAVQAQFSK; encoded by the coding sequence ATGTACTATGCGGTTTCCCAGGCGCGCGTGAACGCGGCCCCCGCCACCATGCTGCGGCCACAGCGCCCCGGAGACGTGCAGCTCGGGGCCTCCCTGTACGAGCTGGTGGGCTACCGGCAGCcaccctcctcttcctccacGTCCTCCTCCGCCACGCCGGCCCCCCTCCTCCCCAAGGCTGCGCGCGAGAAGCCGGAGGCGGCGGCCGAGTCGCGCGGCTCCGGGACGGGGTTGGGCGCGCACGCGAGCGCCCGGGCGGACGCCAAGGAGGAGCAGCAGCAACAGCTGCGGCGCAAGATCAACAGCCGCGAGAGGAAGCGCATGCAGGACCTGAACCTGGCCATGGACGCGCTTCGCGAGGTCATCCTGCCCTACTCGGCGGCTCACTGCCAGGGCGCGCCGGGCCGCAAGCTCTCCAAGATCGCTACGCTGCTGCTCGCCCGCAACTACATCCTGCTGCTGGGCACCTCGTTGCAGGAGCTGCGGCGCGCGCTCGGCGAGGGTCCCGGGCCCGCCGCGCCGCGCCTGCTGCTGGCCGGCCTGCCGTTGCTCGCCGCCGCGCCCGGCTCGTTGCTGCTGGCGCCCGGCGCCGTGGGGCCCCCCGACGCGCTGCGCCCCGCCAAGTACCTGTCGCTGGCGCTCGACGAGCCGCCCTGTGGCCAGTTCGCCCTCCCGGGCGGCGGCGCCGGCGGCGGCGCGGGCGGCCCGGGCCTCTGCACCTGCGCCGTCTGCAAGTTCCCGCACCTGGTCCCCGCCGGCCTGGGCCTGGCAGCCGTGCAGGCGCAGTTCTCCAAGTGA